In uncultured Desulfuromonas sp., the genomic stretch TCCTGTGTGAAATGTGCCGCGACGTTGAAGGGATGAAAGAGAAAATCTTTGCATCCATCACAGCAAAAAGAAAGGGGGCGTAAGCATGGACAAAGCACTCCAGTCCCAGACACCCTATGTGCGTAAACTGATCATCGAAAAATTCAACAACATGAACAGGGCGTCATGTGCCTTGACTGTAATTGAGAGGCTTCTTCGAGAGCACACCGACCAGGCCGAACGTGAAGACCAGGACCCCAGTTATTACACCATGGATGGCTTGCATTACTGCATAGGGTGTTTGGCGGACAAGATGGCTGAGGACGTGGACTACCTTAAAGGGCAGTTCGGGATTGATTAAGCCGTCAAAAACATCAAAAACGAAAGCCACGAAGAAAATTGGGGGTAGATATGTGGGTACGTGGCAGGATGAACGACATCAATAGCAAGTAACTACAAATAGTTATCTTGTTAGTTAGATTGATACAAGACAATCTAACCGCATAAATACCAACAAGACTCACCGATGACCTACCGGCGGCAGCGCACCACAAGATTGATTCCAGGTGCCTGCCGCTTCTCCTACCTCAACCCCGAGTCCCCTTTACCTGACAAAACAGCCACACGAAAATCCTTCTCTCCCAGCCAACAACAGCATGATCGAGCACAGCGGGTCCCTCTGACCGATTAACTCACTACGGGTGGTTAACGCCCAGTAACTGACTGAGCTTCATAAGCAATTCTATTTCGGGTTTTCAGTTTGTGCGACAGTGATAAGCAACCGCAGACAAAGACGTTCGCGGGTCCTTCCAAGAGATCACCCCATAGCGGGAGGCTAAGCCCCAACATTCGCATCTATTTATTTTTTTAGATGACCTGTAAAAATGTAATTCTGCTTGTAACGGCTCTGAACTTATACCAGATTTAGTACGGGGAACTTTGACGAAAACACAGCTAGAGACATACCTCCTCGTCAAGAATAGAAAAGTAGGTTTTGAAGGTGACAGGTAACGCAAAAAACCAGAGTAGAAAAACAAATCTTGTTACCCATCTTGTTACCCTGCGCCCCCAACAAACAAAAAGGGGCCACGCTAAACTGCGTAACCCCTTGATTTTTATGGTGGAGCTAAGCGGGATCGAACCGCTGACCTCTTGAATGCCATTCAAGCGCTCTCCCAGCTGAGCTATAGCCCCATAAGACGAAGGCGTTTATATCAAAGGCTGCGACCGCCTGTCAACGCATTTCTTTGTCAAACGCATAAAGTTTCCATTTTTTTCTGACACACATGTTTAATATTGGTCAACCTGTTAAAAATACAAAAAAGATCATCCGAGCATCAAACTCACCGCTGACAGCAATGCAATGACAATCAAGGTCAGGCTGCACTGGCGGATCCGACCAAGAATCAATTGAATGAGCACATAGCTGATAAAACCAAACGCCAGCCCGGTGGAGATGCTGTAACCGAGCGGGATCATGATAATGGTGAGAAACGCCGGGGCACCCTGCGGAATATCGTTAAACGGAATCTGTGACACATGGCGCATCATCAGCAGGCCGACAACGATAAGGGCCGGAGCCGTGGCATAAGGTGGCACAATGGCGATGAGCGGCGTAAAAAACAGCGCCAGCAGAAACATGGCTGCCGTGGAGACGGCAGTGAGTCCGGTACGGCCACCAGCGCTGACACCGCTGCCCGACTCGATGAACGTGGTCGTGGTACTGGTACCAAGCAGAGCACCACCGATAGTGGCCAGAGCATCCGCATTGAGAAGGCGGGAAATCAGCGGCACAGTGCCCTGTCGTTCGAGCAGGCGTGCATCACGACACACGGAAACCAACGTCCCGAGGCTGTCAAACAGATCGACAAACATGAACGAGAAAACGCTGGACCACAGGGAAACAGACAGGGCCGAAACGAGATCCAGCTGAAAAGCCAACGGCGCCGGTGACGGCGGCAGCGACACAATCTTCTCCGGCAGTGGCACCTGACCCAGGACCATGCCGATTCCTGTGGTGACAGCAATACCGATCAGCATGGCACCACGCACTTGGCGGATCTCGAGAATGACGATCAGCAATAGGCCAAACAGGCCGATAAACGCTCCGTTGGAAAAGGAGCCGAGCTGAACCATGGTGGCCGAGTTTTTAACCACCAGCCCGAGATTCTGCAAACCAATAAACGCGATAAACAACCCAATACCGACTCCGGCGGCAATCTGTAAGGGGAGAGGTATGGCTTTGACGATGTGTTGCCTGACCCCGAGCAGGCTGAGCAACAGAAACACCACACCGGAGAGAAAAACAACCCCTAGAGCGGTTTGCCAGCTCACCCCCTGCCCCATGACAATGCCGTAGGTAAAAAAGGCGTTCAGGCCCATTCCCGGTGCCATCATCAGCGGTGCATTACCCATGATGGCGACAAGGAGTGTGGCCAGGGCCGCCACCAGACAGGTGACAGTGGTCAAAGCACCGCGGTCCATACCGGTTTCAGCAAGCATGGCCGGATGGACAAAGATGATGTAGGACGCAGTGAGAAAGGTGGTCACACCAGCGATCAGCTCAGTACGCACGTCACTACCGCGCTCTGAGAGTTGAAATAGGCGATCCAGCCATTCAATCATGCCATTCTCCATGCAAGAAAGAGAGCCGAGTTAAAATAAAACAAGGGTGCCGAAGCACCCTTGTTTGGTCCGTTTATAATATCGCGAGATCAGGAGCAGCCGCAATCGCCGCCACAACACCCGGACGGAGCCGTGTTCAGTGTTGTCGGCTGAGTCAGGCGCGTGAGGGCCTCCATGTATTTCTGGCCGGTTTTTTCCACGATCTCTGGGGGCAGATCAGGAGCCGGCGCTGTTTTACCCCAGTCGAGTGTTTCGAGGTAATCACGCAGGAACTGCTTGTCAAAGCTGGGTTGCTGACCACCGGGCTGGTACTGGTCTTTGGGCCAGAACCGTGATGAGTCAGGAGTCAGGGCTTCATCGATCCAGATCAGCTCACCATCAAGCATGCCGAACTCAAACTTGGTGTCGGCAATAATGATCCCTTTTTCGTTGGCAATGTCGCGAGCCCGCTCGTAAATGGCGATGGTGACATCGCGCACTTTGGCGGCCAGTTCTGCGCCACACAACTCTTCAACCTTGGAGAACGGAATATTCTCATCATGCTCGCCGAGCTCAGCCTTGGTCGAAGGAGTGAAAATAACTTCGGGAAGCTTATCGCTCTCTTTGAGCCCTTCCGGCAGCGGAATGCCGCAGATCGCGCCGGTTTTCTGGTAATCTTTCCAGCCGGAACCGGAGATATAGCCGCGGACAATACACTCAACGGGCAACGGCTTGGCTTTTTTAACCAGCATACTGCGTCCTTCGAGTTGTTCGCGATATTTGTGTGTTTCAGGCGGAAAGTCATCCACATTGGTACTGACAAGATGGTTGGGGATGATGTCGGTCATCTTCTCAAACCAGAATTTGGAGATTTCAGTCAGTACATAGCCTTTTTGCGGAATGCCTTCGTTCATGATGACATCAAAGGCGGAAATCCGGTCACTGGTGACAATCAACAGATACTCGCCGACATCATAGATGTCACGAACTTTTCCTTGATTGACCAGTTTGAGATCGGGGCAGTTGCTCTGCATTACGATCGGAGTCATGATTCATTCCCTTCCATTGAGCGCAGGATTGCCGGGGCAATGATCACCTCGGCGGATTGTTTAAGTTCATCCAATTTGGCTTGCAGAAGTTCATCCTGCTTATTTTTCAGGACTGTTTGCTGCAGGCGCTCAGATTCTTCTGCTGTCAACCCTTCCGGATCTGCTGGCTGCAACTGCTTGAGACGAACAACCAGGAAATTGGGTCCGGCGGTGAACAGTTGTTTGGCAACGGGTTCTTTAATAGTCAGATTAAACGCAGCCTCGACCAGTTCCGGCACTCTACCGAGTGTCGGAATAAAGTCTCGACGATCACGGCCAAACAGACCGGTTTCCGTCACGCTTTGCGATTTACCGGCGATCGATTCGAGCTTAGCACCTTCCTGAATTTTTGCCAGCGCCTGCTCTGCAGCCTGCTCAGCCAGCAGGGCAGCCTGTTGACTTTTATAGGCCTGAGTCACAGCCGCTTTAACATTGGAGAACTCCGGGATATGACTGGCGATTTTTTCCGTTACAACGGCAAGAATGACACCACGACTGCTGTTGACCGGAGCCAGAATTTCACCACCTTGTGCAGCAAAAGCTTTATTGGTCAAATCAGCGTTGGCACCGACTGAAGGAATTGCTTTATCACGAGAGAACAGACCGGTTTCAACCGCGACAGCATCAAGCATTTTGGCCGCAGCAGCAAAATCCTTCTCCTTGCGATTGAGATTGTAGGCGTCCATGGCTTTTTCATAAGCAAGCTTACGCGCCTCTTCCTCACGCAGCTGTTTCTCAACCTTGTCGCGCACGTCAGCCAATGGTGTAAATCCGGCTTCAATATGCTCGCCGCCCTTAATAATGTGATATCCGAAACGGGTTTCAACCACGGGGCTTAAGGCATCTTTCTCCAGAGCAAATGCGGCAGCCTCAAACGGGGGCACCATGACACCACGCTTAAAGAAGCCTAAATCTCCGCCCTTCTTGGCCGAAGCTTTATCGTCAGAGTATTGCTCTGCCAATTTGGCGAAATCACCCTTGCGGGCTTTTTCAAGAACTTCTTCGGCCAGGGCTTTCTTGGTCTCCCGCTCTTCATCACTGGCTTTTTCGTCAACAGCGATCAGAATATGGGAGGCAGACATCTGTTCCGGAATCTCATATTCGGCAAGATGGCGATCATAATAATGCTGGACAGCATCTTCTTCGAGGACCACCTGATCGACATAATCATCGGCATTCAGGGTCACAACACTCAGCGCAACCTGCTCGGGCACCCGAAAATCTTCCTGATGTTCCTCGTAGTAAGCGGTCAGAGCCTCATCGGTCACCTTGACGTCTTTCTTATATTGTCCGGCTGAAAACGCCACGTAGCTCAGGTTAACTTTTTCGTTAATACGGCGATACTCGTTGGCAACATCTTCATCCGTGACCGTCGCAGCACTTTTGAGCTGTTCCCGAGCAAGGCTGACCAGCATTTGCCGTTTTTGCATCTGCTCGAACACCTCTGGGGTCAACCGCTGGTATCCGAGGACAGAAAGGTACTGCTCCTTATTGAAGACACCATCAACCTGAAAGGAGGGAATCTCGGCAATGGCCTGGATCAGTTGATCATCACTGATCGAGAGGTTGAGACGATCCGCTTCTTCAAGCAACAGGGTCTGATCAATCAGCATTTCAACAGACTGACGGGTCAATTGCAGTTGCCGTTCAAGTTCCGGCGTAAAATTTTTACCGTAGAGATTGCGGTAAAGATTATACATATTACTGTAGGTGGTCCGGAAGTCCTCGAAGCTGATATCCCGGCCATTAACCTGTGCCGCTACGGTAATGTCTCTTTGTTGATCGCGGCCTTTACCCCAAACGAGGAAAATTGTGCCGATAAACGTTGCGATAATGACCCAGAAAACAACCTTGACAACGGTGGTTTTCTGCTTTTTACGAATCAAATCTAACATAGAAAGATTTCTCCTTGTCGAACGCGAAAAATTACGGTAAAAACAGCGTCGCATCTTACGTCAACATCCCAAAGGATTGCAACAGTTTTTACCGCAATAGACGTGGCAAACAGGGTGGTTTCAGCGAGGTATTCACCCCCATCGCATCCGCCGGAAGAATCCACACCCTCTTGCCCCGGTTTACCTGTTGCCACCGAGATGCAAAGCACCCTGTGGATTATCAAACAGCAACATCTTTCGAACCTGACCGGCACCCCCGGTTATTCCTTGAGAAGAAACAGGGTTTCTGCTAGTTTGAAATCTTTCACACAGAACCACCTGAATCCCCTGCATCCAACAATAAGGAATGTGCAGCTATGTTTAACCTGCTTAATGCCCTATGGGGTATCTTTTCCAACGATCTCGCTATTGACCTGGGGACTGCGAACACCCTGGTCTACCTGAAGAGCAAAGGGATCGTCGTCAGTGAGCCCTCAGTGGTTGCCGTCCAGAAGGATGCAACCGGGGCAAAAAAAGTTCTCGCGGTTGGCGTGGAAGCCAAGAAGATGCTCGGTCGGACCCCCGGCAGCATCGTGGCTATCCGCCCGATGAAAGACGGGGTGATCGCCGACTTCGATATCACTGAAGAAATGCTGCGCTACTTCATTCACAAAGTCCACAACCGCAAGGCACTGGTTCGACCGCGCATTGTCATCTGTGTTCCTTCGGGCATCACCCAGGTGGAGAAACGCGCGGTCAAAGAATCGGCAGAGTCGGCCGGTGCCCGCGAAGTGTATCTGATCGAGGAACCGATGGCCGCAGCAATCGGTGCCGGTCTGCCCATTACCGAAGCCAACGGCAACATGATTGTTGACATCGGCGGCGGCACCACCGAGGTGGCGATCATCTCTCTGGCGGGTATTGTCTACGCCAAAAGCGTCCGTGTCGGTGGCGACAAACTCGACGAGGCCGTCACCCAGTACATTAAACGTAAATACAACATGCTCATCGGTGAACGCACCGCAGAGCAGATCAAAATCGAAATCGGCAGCGCTTACGCCGGTGAAGAAGAGGACACCATGGATGTCAAAGGCCGTGACCTGGTCACCGGCATCCCGCGCACCATCACCATCAACTCGGAAGAGATTCGCGACGCGCTGGCCGAAACGGTCAACGCCATCGTTGAAGCGGTCCGAGTCGCTTTGGAGCGCACCCCACCGGAACTGGCGGCGGACATTGTCGACCGCGGGATTATTCTTGCCGGCGGTGGCGCTCAACTGCGCAACCTCGACGAGCTGTTGCGCCGCGAAACCGGGCTGCCGGTGATGATCGCCGACGACCCGCTGTCCTGTGTTGTTCTCGGCTCCGGCATGGTTCTTGACGAACTGGACCTGCTGCGTCGCGTCACCGTCGCCACCTGATCCCTATTGACAACAACAGCGCAGGGGCCACCCTGCGCTGTTCACCCTGAGACTTTTCATGCGCGACTTTCTTAAGCGATATCAGACCGCGCTGTTATTCTGCCTGCTGCTGTTGTGCGCACTGTTGCTTTATTCCAACAGCTTACGTCAACGTGAGCACACCTCCCTGTTTGAAAAAGCCATCCTGCAACTGGCCAGCCCTTTTTACCGGGCAATTGATGTCGTCAGCCGCGACACGTCGGCCCTGTGGAACAACTACATCGACCTGATCCATGTGCGTGAAGAAAACATTGCTCTCAAGGAGCAATTACGCCAGGAGCAGGGACACTTGGCCCATCTGCGTGAAATTGAGCTGGAAAACCAGCGACTTAAACAACTGCTCGGATTTCTTGAAGGCACAGAACTCCCGGCCATCCCGGCACGGGTGATAGCCGTGGACGCTTCAAGCTGGTTCCGCACCATTACCATTGACAAAGGGACCGACAACGGTCTTGATGAAGGGATGCCGGTGGTGGTTACCGAAGGCATCGTCGGCCGCACCATCAAGTGTGCAGCCCACACCTCGCGGGTTTTGCTGGTGATCGATGCGTCATCGGAAGTCGCTGTCCTGGTCCAGCACAACCGCACCCGCGGTATTGCCCGTGGTCAGGGCGCACAACTGACCTTGGAATATGCTCTGCGCAGTCATGATGTTGCGCTGGGAGATGTTGTGGTCACCTCGGGAACCGGTGGCGTTTTTCCCAAAGGCTTGCCGGTGGGTACCATCTCCAACATTGTCAAACACGATTACGGCCTGTTTCAGACCTTGGAACTGACCCCATCGGTGGATTTTGCCCGCCTCGAAGACGTGTTGATTCTCACCGGAGAAACGCAATGAGCCGAATGGTGCGCCATCTGACCTGCGGCCTGCTGTTTATCCTGCTGCAGACCTCGCTGTTTCCGGCACTGGTCGGCAATGGTCCACGCCCGGACCTGGTCCTGATTCTCACGCTGTATCTCGGCATTCACGCCTCGCCGCTCCAGGGTGCATTCACCTCTTGGCTGCTCGGCTGCCTTCTGGATGTGTTCAGTGGCACAACCTTCGGTCTTTACGGTCTTATTTTACTGCTGGTATTCTGCGCCACCTACCTCGGCGGCCGCCAACTGAATCGCGACAATGCGGCGGTGATGTTTTTCGCCGCAGTGCTTGGCACCGCCGCTCACGATGTGCTGCTGATCACCACCCTGCTGTTCTTTGCCGATGCTGATCAGGGCTGGCGCATTGTTTTATTTCAGTTGCCGATGCAGCTTCTACTCAACATCCTGGCCGTGCTGGTCGCAACGCCGTTTCTCAGTCGAACCAGACCGGCAAAGACTCCCAGCCTGCTGCGACACTCGGGGTAATCACGAATGGCCCTTAACAGTCCCAAACCCGACGACATTTGCCGTAAGCGGCGCTTTGAGCTGCTCATGCTGGCAGCCATCTTTTTCTTCGCTTTGTTAGCGATGCGTCTGTGGTATCTGCAAATCATCAGCGGCGAGCGTTATCAGCTGTTGTCTCAGAAAAATCGCACCCGTTATATCCCCATTGCCGCACCGCGCGGCACCATCTATGACCGTAACGGCCAACTGCTGGTCGACAACCGTCCGTCATTCACAGTTTCCGTGCTGCGCCAGGAGGTTACCGACAAGGAACAACTTCTGAAAAACCTGGCCGGTTATCTGCACAGCGACTGGTTGGAACTGGCCGAGGTTTGGGACAAGAAACGCTACTATCCACGTTATCGCCCGATTCCACTGAAAAGCGACATCGACCGCGACACCCTGGAACAACTTGCGGAGCATTCGGTGGACCTGCC encodes the following:
- the mreD gene encoding rod shape-determining protein MreD; the protein is MSRMVRHLTCGLLFILLQTSLFPALVGNGPRPDLVLILTLYLGIHASPLQGAFTSWLLGCLLDVFSGTTFGLYGLILLLVFCATYLGGRQLNRDNAAVMFFAAVLGTAAHDVLLITTLLFFADADQGWRIVLFQLPMQLLLNILAVLVATPFLSRTRPAKTPSLLRHSG
- a CDS encoding NCS2 family permease, whose protein sequence is MIEWLDRLFQLSERGSDVRTELIAGVTTFLTASYIIFVHPAMLAETGMDRGALTTVTCLVAALATLLVAIMGNAPLMMAPGMGLNAFFTYGIVMGQGVSWQTALGVVFLSGVVFLLLSLLGVRQHIVKAIPLPLQIAAGVGIGLFIAFIGLQNLGLVVKNSATMVQLGSFSNGAFIGLFGLLLIVILEIRQVRGAMLIGIAVTTGIGMVLGQVPLPEKIVSLPPSPAPLAFQLDLVSALSVSLWSSVFSFMFVDLFDSLGTLVSVCRDARLLERQGTVPLISRLLNADALATIGGALLGTSTTTTFIESGSGVSAGGRTGLTAVSTAAMFLLALFFTPLIAIVPPYATAPALIVVGLLMMRHVSQIPFNDIPQGAPAFLTIIMIPLGYSISTGLAFGFISYVLIQLILGRIRQCSLTLIVIALLSAVSLMLG
- a CDS encoding SurA N-terminal domain-containing protein, whose protein sequence is MLDLIRKKQKTTVVKVVFWVIIATFIGTIFLVWGKGRDQQRDITVAAQVNGRDISFEDFRTTYSNMYNLYRNLYGKNFTPELERQLQLTRQSVEMLIDQTLLLEEADRLNLSISDDQLIQAIAEIPSFQVDGVFNKEQYLSVLGYQRLTPEVFEQMQKRQMLVSLAREQLKSAATVTDEDVANEYRRINEKVNLSYVAFSAGQYKKDVKVTDEALTAYYEEHQEDFRVPEQVALSVVTLNADDYVDQVVLEEDAVQHYYDRHLAEYEIPEQMSASHILIAVDEKASDEERETKKALAEEVLEKARKGDFAKLAEQYSDDKASAKKGGDLGFFKRGVMVPPFEAAAFALEKDALSPVVETRFGYHIIKGGEHIEAGFTPLADVRDKVEKQLREEEARKLAYEKAMDAYNLNRKEKDFAAAAKMLDAVAVETGLFSRDKAIPSVGANADLTNKAFAAQGGEILAPVNSSRGVILAVVTEKIASHIPEFSNVKAAVTQAYKSQQAALLAEQAAEQALAKIQEGAKLESIAGKSQSVTETGLFGRDRRDFIPTLGRVPELVEAAFNLTIKEPVAKQLFTAGPNFLVVRLKQLQPADPEGLTAEESERLQQTVLKNKQDELLQAKLDELKQSAEVIIAPAILRSMEGNES
- the mreC gene encoding rod shape-determining protein MreC produces the protein MRDFLKRYQTALLFCLLLLCALLLYSNSLRQREHTSLFEKAILQLASPFYRAIDVVSRDTSALWNNYIDLIHVREENIALKEQLRQEQGHLAHLREIELENQRLKQLLGFLEGTELPAIPARVIAVDASSWFRTITIDKGTDNGLDEGMPVVVTEGIVGRTIKCAAHTSRVLLVIDASSEVAVLVQHNRTRGIARGQGAQLTLEYALRSHDVALGDVVVTSGTGGVFPKGLPVGTISNIVKHDYGLFQTLELTPSVDFARLEDVLILTGETQ
- a CDS encoding phosphoribosylaminoimidazolesuccinocarboxamide synthase; the protein is MTPIVMQSNCPDLKLVNQGKVRDIYDVGEYLLIVTSDRISAFDVIMNEGIPQKGYVLTEISKFWFEKMTDIIPNHLVSTNVDDFPPETHKYREQLEGRSMLVKKAKPLPVECIVRGYISGSGWKDYQKTGAICGIPLPEGLKESDKLPEVIFTPSTKAELGEHDENIPFSKVEELCGAELAAKVRDVTIAIYERARDIANEKGIIIADTKFEFGMLDGELIWIDEALTPDSSRFWPKDQYQPGGQQPSFDKQFLRDYLETLDWGKTAPAPDLPPEIVEKTGQKYMEALTRLTQPTTLNTAPSGCCGGDCGCS
- a CDS encoding rod shape-determining protein; the encoded protein is MFNLLNALWGIFSNDLAIDLGTANTLVYLKSKGIVVSEPSVVAVQKDATGAKKVLAVGVEAKKMLGRTPGSIVAIRPMKDGVIADFDITEEMLRYFIHKVHNRKALVRPRIVICVPSGITQVEKRAVKESAESAGAREVYLIEEPMAAAIGAGLPITEANGNMIVDIGGGTTEVAIISLAGIVYAKSVRVGGDKLDEAVTQYIKRKYNMLIGERTAEQIKIEIGSAYAGEEEDTMDVKGRDLVTGIPRTITINSEEIRDALAETVNAIVEAVRVALERTPPELAADIVDRGIILAGGGAQLRNLDELLRRETGLPVMIADDPLSCVVLGSGMVLDELDLLRRVTVAT